One Miscanthus floridulus cultivar M001 chromosome 11, ASM1932011v1, whole genome shotgun sequence DNA window includes the following coding sequences:
- the LOC136490852 gene encoding protein FLOWERINGUS T-like encodes MSRDPLVVGHVVGDILDPFIKTASLKVLYNNKELTNGSELKPSQVANEPRVEISGREMRNLYTLVMVDPDSPSPSNPTKREYLHWLVTDIPESANASYGNEIVSYENPKPTAGIHRFVFVLFRQSVQQTVYAPGWRQNFNTRDFSALYNLGPPVAAVFFNCQRENGCGGRRYIR; translated from the exons ATGTCAAGGGATCCACTAGTAGTAGGACATGTAGTAGGTGACATTTTGGACCCATTTATTAAAACAGCCTCACTTAAGGTTCTGTACAACAACAAGGAACTGACCAATGGTTCTGAGCTCAAGCCATCACAAGTAGCAAATGAACCAAGGGTTGAAATTTCTGGGCGCGAAATGAGGAACCTATACACTCTG GTGATGGTGGATCCAGACTCTCCAAGTCCAAGTAACCCAACAAAAAGAGAATACCTTCATTG GTTGGTGACAGACATCCCGGAATCAGCAAATGCTAGCTATG GAAATGAAATTGTCAGCTATGAAAACCCAAAGCCAACTGCTGGAATACATCGCTTTGTCTTTGTACTCTTCCGCCAGTCTGTCCAGCAAACCGTTTATGCACCAGGATGGAGACAAAATTTCAACACGAGAGACTTTTCTGCGCTCTATAATCTTGGACCTCCTGTAGCTGCAGTGTTCTTCAATTGTCAAAGGGAGAATGGGTGTGGAGGCAGACGATATATTAGATAA